In the Gossypium arboreum isolate Shixiya-1 chromosome 10, ASM2569848v2, whole genome shotgun sequence genome, one interval contains:
- the LOC108458228 gene encoding protein RMD5 homolog produces the protein MELHSLKDSFDRVAKKRKVSYSKTHEVTDLIVQEISNAIKVMQSSTLEYQSELAELKKKLQEVSPLNQLEGAQKELNIALIKYPKALEKVFNPDISKAYRNIEFDSPIVNQIIASHFYRQGLFEVGNCFITEAQDAEAAVAMRSLFQELYQMLEAMKSRNLEPALKWAAANSNKLKENGSDLQLRIHHLQFVKILQKGSRDEALKYARTNFASFAGNHMAEIQKLMGCLLYSDRLHESPYAHLLSPTNWDTVTNELTRQFCNLLGQSYESPLSATIAAGIQGLPPLLKFMTVMVGKKHEWQSMNQLPVPVELDKEFQFHSVFVCPVTKEQSTDDNPPMLMSCGHVLCKQSINKMSKNGSKTFKCPYCPTDIDSTQCRQLIF, from the coding sequence ATGGAATTGCATAGCCTGAAAGATTCATTTGATCGCGTTGCAAAGAAGCGAAAGGTGTCCTATTCTAAAACACATGAAGTTACAGACCTGATTGTTCAGGAAATCAGTAACGCAATCAAGGTGATGCAGTCAAGCACCCTTGAATATCAATCAGAACTAGCTGAATTGAAGAAAAAGTTACAGGAAGTTTCTCCACTCAATCAGCTAGAAGGTGCCCAAAAGGAACTGAATATAGCACTGATAAAGTATCCGAAAGCTCTTGAGAAAGTCTTTAATCCTGATATATCCAAGGCTTATCGAAATATTGAATTTGATTCCCCTATAGTTAACCAAATAATTGCCAGCCATTTCTACAGGCAAGGGCTGTTTGAGGTTGGTAATTGTTTCATAACTGAGGCTCAGGATGCAGAAGCTGCTGTTGCTATGAGATCACTTTTCCAGGAACTTTATCAAATGCTCGAAGCCATGAAGAGTCGGAACCTGGAGCCAGCCCTGAAATGGGCAGCTGCGAACTCTAATAAACTGAAGGAAAATGGTTCGGACCTTCAGCTGAGAATCCATCATTTGCAGTTTGTGAAAATATTACAAAAGGGAAGCAGAGATGAAGCACTCAAGTACGCAAGAACCAACTTTGCTTCTTTTGCCGGAAACCATATGGCTGAAATCCAGAAACTCATGGGGTGCCTCTTGTATTCTGATAGACTTCATGAGTCCCCATATGCTCATTTATTATCGCCAACCAATTGGGATACAGTAACCAATGAACTAACCAGGCAGTTCTGCAATCTTCTGGGGCAATCATACGAGAGCCCATTGAGTGCCACAATAGCGGCAGGAATTCAAGGCTTGCCTCCTCTTCTCAAGTTTATGACTGTTATGGTAGGGAAGAAGCACGAATGGCAATCAATGAATCAGTTACCCGTGCCGGTAGAGTTAGACAAGGAGTTCCAATTTCATTCAGTATTTGTCTGCCCTGTAACCAAGGAGCAATCAACTGACGATAACCCACCAATGCTTATGTCGTGTGGTCATGTGCTGTGCAAACAGTCTATCAACAAGATGTCAAAGAATGGCTCGAAAACTTTCAAGTGCCCATACTGTCCAACTGATATTGATTCGACGCAATGCAGGCAGCTGATTTTCTGA